The Chryseobacterium oranimense genome contains the following window.
CTTACAATCGTTAACGGCAGTATTTTCTTCCAATCAATCTGCTTATTTCTGAGGTAAATAAATACCCCTCCTATTACTACAATAACATTACAGATAAGTGCCGTTAACCGTATTTCCTGATAAGGAAGACTGTACATTGCCAAAACTGCAAGGTAACTGGATCCACCGCCAAATCCCACAGAAGAATAAATGAAAGCGATAATTAAAAAAAACACAAAGATTTCCCAATGCCCCATATATTTTGCAGAATTAATTTTCTTACAATAATACTCATTTTTAGGGCGTCATACGAAGGTATCATAAAAAGTTTCTGCCATAATTTGTGAGAAAAATATTCTGAATTGTTTATTTTACAAAACCACCCATGTTATCCCAACAGCATTTATTAAATTTGATTAATTAAAATGATATATCCATGTCAATGAATACTACTTTTTCTGCTGATTATAACGCACAGAATGTCACAGATTATCCAAATAATAATACCTATTTTTTAGTATGGAATTTTAAAGATACTATTGATACTGATAAGATCCAATCGGTTTTTCAAAGAGTTTGTGCTTTGGTAATTAATCTGAATAATTCGGCACTTGACCGTTTTCCGGACTCCAAAGCCAGCTGTGTAATGGGTATTGGCTACGAAGCATGGCAACAACTTGACTTACCTCAGCCGCTGCCTAAAGAATTTAAAAAATTCCAGGAAATAAAAGGCAGCAAACATACGGCAGTAAGTACAAAAGGTGATCTGCATTTTCATATCCGCGCAGATGAAAAAAGCCTTGCTTATGATATGTCTTCTACAATTTCGGGATATATGAAGGAAATAGCTGATTGTGTAGTTGAGGTGCAGGGATTCCGTTATTGGGACAGCCGGTCTATTTTAGGTTTTGTGGACGGCACTGAAAATCCGCATGGCAAAGACCGTGATCATTTTGCCATCGTAGATGGTTCTGATCCGCAATATGAAGGAGGAAGCTATCTTTTTGTACAGAAATACATCCATAATCTTGATGCCTGGAAATCTCTTCCTGTAGAGGAACAGGAAAAAGTAATCGGCAGATCCAAAGATCACGATATTGAAATGGATGATGATGTAAAACCCAAAAACTCACACATCGCATTAGCTAATATTGGCGATGATTTTAAGGTTGTACGTGATAATATGCCTTTCGGAAATGTAACAACCAATGAAATGGGAACTTATTTTATCTGCTATGCAAGCATATTCAGCAAGGTTGAAAAAATGCTGACCAATATGTTCGTCGGTAATCCTCCCGGAAACTATGATCGCATCCTTGATTTCAGTACTGCACAGACAGGAACCTTATTTTTTGTTCCAAGTTTAGATATGCTTGATGAATTTTCTGGATAATCTTCACAAAGAAATCTCAAATAAAATAATCAATAAGAAATCAGGACTGTAGATTGATTAAAATTAATTTATGAAACTACCCCTCGGTTTTCATTTAAATAAAAGTATCAATTATTTATCCGCTATTTGGAAAGTAGCACATCTTTCTGATTTTCCAATATGTTACAAAGGCCTGCTATATGCAGGTTTTTTATTTTTACTTTCACATGAAAGTTCGGGGTTTATCCTTTCAAGTTCACTGATTAAGTCTTCACAAAGACTTTTATTTTTGGTTAAGGCTGGACTTGTCATTCATATAACGCTATCAACCAGTAACCTAAATTCAATTTTATATTCTGGATGTCAGTTAAAAATAAATTAATTAACCATTATCAGAATTATCATTCACTTCGATCCAAAAAGGTCAATTCTATTTTACATAATATTAAAAATTATGAATAAAAAAGGCTTTTTTGGTCTTATTATTGAATAATATGAAGGGTCACCCAACACCAATTATATGAAAAAGCACATTGTAATTGTCGGAGGAGGTTTTGCCGGAATCAATCTGATCAAAACTTTAAAAAACGACAAAAGGTTTCGCATTACATTGGTAGATAAAAACAACTATCATTTTTTTCCGCCTCTTATTTATCAGGTGGCTACTTCTTTTATCCAGGCTTCCAACATCAGCTATCCGTTCAGGAGATTATTTTCCAACTATAAAAATGTAAATTTTCACATGGGAAGCCTTCTCAGGGTGATTCCTGAAAGCAAAACGATTGAAACAGATACGGGAAACTTAAATTACGACTATCTGGTCGTTGCTTTGGGAACAGAATCCAATTTCTTCGGGATGGAAAATGTACAAAGGTGTTCATTACCCATGAAAAGCATTGAAGAAGCCCTTTATCTGAGAAATCATATGCTGCTGAATCTTGAAGAGGCTGCCCGTAACAAAGATGTGACCCAGGCACAAAAATTACAGAATATTGTGATTGCCGGAGGCGGTCCCACCGGGGTAGAGCTGGCCGGGATGCTTGCAGAAATGGGAAATTACATCGCCAAAAAGGAATATCCTGAGATCAAGCTAAGCTTTTCCAATCTGTATTTAATTGATGCTATGCCTACTTTGCTGGGTCCTATGAGTGAAACAGCGCAGAAAACAGCTTATGACACTTTAAAGAATTTAGGGGTTAAAATCATTCTGAATGTTTCTGTCAAAGATTATGTAGACAGTAAAGTAATCCTGTCGGACGGAAGTTCTATAGAAACAGAAACGCTCATCTGGACGTCAGGGGTCATTGGCAGGGAGGTTCCCGGCCTTCCTGAGGAGAGCATCGGAAAAGGCAGACGTATTTTGGTAGATGCTTATAATAAAGTAGAAGGAACAAAAAACATATATGCCGTGGGAGATATATGCCTGCAGTTTACGGATAAAGATTTCCCCAAGGGACATCCACAACTGGCACAGGTCGCGATTCAGCAGGCAAAAAAACTGGCGGAAAATTTCAAACGGATAGAAGATGAAAAAGTTCTGGCTCCGTTCAGCTATAATGATAAAGGAAGCATGGCTATTATTTCCAAGTACAATGCGGTAGTGGATCTGCCCAAATTTTCGTTTAAAGGCTTTACTGCATGGCTTACCTGGCTGTTCATCCACATTATCCCTCTGGTGGGATTCAGAAGTAAAATAAGTCTGGCATTAGACTGGTTCAGATTGTTCATTACCAATAACCCTTCCATACGTCTTATTCTTTACCCGAAACGGAATACCAGCAAGGAATAATTTTGTGCATCTTATTTTAGCACGTACATCACAATGCCTACCACACAAATCCCTATTTTATTACATCCGTAACGGATATCAAAAAAATGGAAACCTTATTATGAAGATTCAGTATGGCCGTCAATAGACCGGGCTTCTACAGATCCCTCCGCCTTTTTAGGAAGCTTTCCTATTTTTTCATAGAATTTATGGAGTTCATCAAGCTCCTCTTCGGTCAAGTCTTCAATATCCACAATGCGGTTGCTCGCATTTTCATGAGCGGCAATAAGCTCATTCAGCTTGATCTGAATCGCTTTGGAGTCCTTGTTCTGAGCTTTCTGAATTAAAAATACCATAAGAAATGTTACAATGGTAGTCCCTGTATTGATCACCATCTGCCATACTTCAGAAAATTTAAATAACGGCCCTGTAGCCGCCCAGATAATCACCAGTATGCTGGCTCCGATAAATGCTCCCGGGCTTCCGGCAAAGCAGGCCGCCCAATCCGAGAAAGTATCAAAAAAATTCTTTTTCATAATAATCCTCAATAATCTTAAGTTAAACAATAAACTAATTTCATTAATATTATCGGAATATTTCATGATCCTGATCATAAAAGGCCTAACAGAGCCATTCTACAGAATAAAAAAGCATAAAAAAACCGCTGCAATCTGTACAGCGGTTACTTTATTCTTCAAATTGAATTTTATTTTAGCTTATAAGAATTTCCATCCCAAAGATAGGTTTTGGAAGATCGCTTTTTCTTTTCCCTGTCTTTATCATCTTTTTCCATTTCCTCTGTTTTAAAGATGAATGCATTGGGAATTCCGCCTTTATCATTGGGAAATACAAATTCTTCGGAATGGTAATATACATCGGCATCTCCTACATTCATCAGCTGTGGCAGAGCAACGAGCTTTTTATCTTTGAAAAGAACATACTGATCGTAGCTTGCAATTCCACATGCTTCCCCTGAAACCATCGCTTTAAGGGTTAGTTCTACATTCTGCAGCTTATGATTGCTTTCAATAGTGAAGGTAGCATAGCTCATCTCCTCTCCTTTTCCGGTATCGAAGTACACCTCATCAACCAAATTGGTTCCTTCGATGACTTTTATCCCGGCAATGTTCTGCTTTATGATTTCATTGTAATCTTTATTTTTGCGGTCTATGGTTTTAGACAATCCGAAAAGAAAGTCGTACCCGCTTTTATTACGGTAGCCCACACAAAGATTGCCGCCCCAGACATAGCCTTCCGAAACCTGGTCTCCTTTCTGATAAGATATTTTATACCAGTTGGCACCTCTTTCTCCCAGTCTCAGGACTACTTCCTCCTTTTTAAGAATCATTACCTGTTGATTGGTCTTCAGCGAATCGGTTACCTCAGATTTTACATCCGGCTGTTTTCTTACCCGGGTCCAATCCGTAAAGATTTTTTGTGGCTTATTTTCCTCAAAACCAAAAACTCCGTCAGGATAGGTCATGTTTTCTTCCTGTGCGGAAAAAAATTGCAGCATCATTAAAAACAGAACGGTTAGTAAAGATTTCATAGTTTTATTTTATTATTTTTCCAGCAGCAGGCTTACCCACTCTTCACGCTGCAGTTTCTTTTTAAGTTCCAGTCCACTTTCCCTGCAAACTTCCAGAATATCATCCACATCGAAGAAACAAAGTCCGGACAACAGCAATTTTCCACCTTCATTCATTACAGAAACATAGGTTGGAATATCAGAAATCAGAATATTCCTGTTGATATTGGCCAGAATAATATCGAATGTTTCTTTTCCCAGATTTTCTGCGGTTCCCAGTTCAATATCAAGCTCAACACTGTTTCTTGCTGCATTTTCCTTTGAATTTTCCACAGACCATTCATCAATATCAATCGCTTTGGTATCTCCTGCCCCTATCTGCTTTGCATAAATCGCCAGAACCGAAGTTCCGCAACCCATATCAAGTACTTTTTTACCTTTAAAATCAATATCCATCATCTGCTGGATCATCAGGTGCGTGGTAGGATGGTGACCTGTCCCGAATGACATTTTCGGCTGAATAATAATTTCATGCATGCCTGGTATGGATTCATGGAATTCGGCACGGATCATCACTTTATCATCAATATTGATGGGTGAAAAGTTCTTTTCCCATTCTTCATTCCAGTTGATGTTCGGCATTTCCTCAAAAGTATAGCTGATCTGAACATTCTCGTTTTCAAAAATAGGAAGAGACTTCAGATCTTCTTCTTTAAACAGTTCTTTCTGAATATATCCTAAAATCCCGTCAATTTCTTCGGTAAAACTGTCAAAGCCTATTTCAATAAGCTCTGCCATCAGAATCTCGTTCCATGGCTGCAATGGAGAAATCTTGAAATTGAATTCTAAATAATTTTGCATGTAGTAAGTAATTTGGTGCAAAAATAAGGATGTTATTATTGTTAAAAAAATTGAAGTGACATGAGTATTGTTAATTTTGAGGATAATTATTTTTATTTCAATCGCAAGGATGCAAAGTTTTTTAATAAGCTTGACATTTTTTAAGACTGCAAAGGCGTTGCACTTAGCAACGGGTGAGATTTTTTATTTCGGCTAAAGCCGGGTGAATCCGGATGAATTAAAAAAGCGGGCTAAAGCCCGCTCTATTGAATATGTTTACCGTTTTTAATTACTCTGTTCAATGATCTTGCATCATGAATCCCGTAACCAATAACCCGCAATGCCTATGGATTCGTAGAAAAAATAGAACCGTTCGCAATCAGTGCTCTTCTGTTCATCTTTAAAATATCTCTTACCCACTCTGCAAAGTCTTCAGGCTGAAGTACCTTATCAGGATTTCCGTCGGTAAGCCCGCTCTGGATGCTTAAGTCGGACGCAATTGTGCTTGGTGTCAGCGTAATGACGCGGATGTTCTGCTTTCTCCATTCCGCCATCATAGACTGCGACAGGGAAACTACAGCTGCTTTTGACGCTGCATAGGCTGACATATTGGGACCGCCTTTCAAACCTGCTGTAGAAGCTACATTTACAATATCTCCTTCTCCTTTAGCTTTCATAAACGGATAAGCTGCTTTTGCGGCATAGTAAACTCCAAACAGATTGGTTTTAATTACCTGCTCCCAGGTTTCAGACGGCATTTCCTCGATAGCTCCAAAA
Protein-coding sequences here:
- a CDS encoding low affinity iron permease family protein; the encoded protein is MKKNFFDTFSDWAACFAGSPGAFIGASILVIIWAATGPLFKFSEVWQMVINTGTTIVTFLMVFLIQKAQNKDSKAIQIKLNELIAAHENASNRIVDIEDLTEEELDELHKFYEKIGKLPKKAEGSVEARSIDGHTESS
- a CDS encoding 3-ketoacyl-ACP reductase, with translation MNISGKNAVVTGGGRGLGKAVALALANEGVNVAITGRNEENLKMTVEEIKKMGVNSTYAVFSVDNEIQVKAGIESLAEQLGGIDILINNAGIGDFGAIEEMPSETWEQVIKTNLFGVYYAAKAAYPFMKAKGEGDIVNVASTAGLKGGPNMSAYAASKAAVVSLSQSMMAEWRKQNIRVITLTPSTIASDLSIQSGLTDGNPDKVLQPEDFAEWVRDILKMNRRALIANGSIFSTNP
- a CDS encoding SH3 domain-containing protein, giving the protein MKSLLTVLFLMMLQFFSAQEENMTYPDGVFGFEENKPQKIFTDWTRVRKQPDVKSEVTDSLKTNQQVMILKKEEVVLRLGERGANWYKISYQKGDQVSEGYVWGGNLCVGYRNKSGYDFLFGLSKTIDRKNKDYNEIIKQNIAGIKVIEGTNLVDEVYFDTGKGEEMSYATFTIESNHKLQNVELTLKAMVSGEACGIASYDQYVLFKDKKLVALPQLMNVGDADVYYHSEEFVFPNDKGGIPNAFIFKTEEMEKDDKDREKKKRSSKTYLWDGNSYKLK
- the prmA gene encoding 50S ribosomal protein L11 methyltransferase; the protein is MQNYLEFNFKISPLQPWNEILMAELIEIGFDSFTEEIDGILGYIQKELFKEEDLKSLPIFENENVQISYTFEEMPNINWNEEWEKNFSPINIDDKVMIRAEFHESIPGMHEIIIQPKMSFGTGHHPTTHLMIQQMMDIDFKGKKVLDMGCGTSVLAIYAKQIGAGDTKAIDIDEWSVENSKENAARNSVELDIELGTAENLGKETFDIILANINRNILISDIPTYVSVMNEGGKLLLSGLCFFDVDDILEVCRESGLELKKKLQREEWVSLLLEK
- a CDS encoding Dyp-type peroxidase, which gives rise to MNTTFSADYNAQNVTDYPNNNTYFLVWNFKDTIDTDKIQSVFQRVCALVINLNNSALDRFPDSKASCVMGIGYEAWQQLDLPQPLPKEFKKFQEIKGSKHTAVSTKGDLHFHIRADEKSLAYDMSSTISGYMKEIADCVVEVQGFRYWDSRSILGFVDGTENPHGKDRDHFAIVDGSDPQYEGGSYLFVQKYIHNLDAWKSLPVEEQEKVIGRSKDHDIEMDDDVKPKNSHIALANIGDDFKVVRDNMPFGNVTTNEMGTYFICYASIFSKVEKMLTNMFVGNPPGNYDRILDFSTAQTGTLFFVPSLDMLDEFSG
- a CDS encoding NAD(P)/FAD-dependent oxidoreductase, whose translation is MKKHIVIVGGGFAGINLIKTLKNDKRFRITLVDKNNYHFFPPLIYQVATSFIQASNISYPFRRLFSNYKNVNFHMGSLLRVIPESKTIETDTGNLNYDYLVVALGTESNFFGMENVQRCSLPMKSIEEALYLRNHMLLNLEEAARNKDVTQAQKLQNIVIAGGGPTGVELAGMLAEMGNYIAKKEYPEIKLSFSNLYLIDAMPTLLGPMSETAQKTAYDTLKNLGVKIILNVSVKDYVDSKVILSDGSSIETETLIWTSGVIGREVPGLPEESIGKGRRILVDAYNKVEGTKNIYAVGDICLQFTDKDFPKGHPQLAQVAIQQAKKLAENFKRIEDEKVLAPFSYNDKGSMAIISKYNAVVDLPKFSFKGFTAWLTWLFIHIIPLVGFRSKISLALDWFRLFITNNPSIRLILYPKRNTSKE